From the Macaca nemestrina isolate mMacNem1 chromosome 18, mMacNem.hap1, whole genome shotgun sequence genome, the window taaatatgttatattatttcccaaattcttaaatattttatagtaccTGCATATAAACTGTAGATCCCAGAATGAAACTTTTAAATGGGTTTGTTCAGTATAATCTTACTGTACataaaaaaaatgtgaagaaaatacTTCTATTTCATATGTAATGATCTTAGCTGAGTAGttcatgtaattaaaaaaatattactcCTAGCTTTAAAGCAAACATCTTAAATTTCCATTTAggaattgaacattttatttcagaTCTTGACTGAAAACGGAGCAGTCCTAAATTATCGCAGTATTTCCTGCCAAATTCACATTAACTGagcaaaaaatgttaaaacatttacACTATTTTTATGTGTTTGGATACTATCATAAACCAAACATAATTTGCAGAATGTTGCAAAACCATGCCAATGTGAAATAAACCATACAACCTCAAGGAGTTAAAACATGTAACTGCAGTAGCCAAATTACCAAAACTGTCTTTTTGGCTTAAATTTCAAAGTCTGCGTATGTGCTGGAGAACTTGACCCCACTGCATGCTTTCACGGTTAAGTAATTGTTACATCTACTGCGATTCATTATGCCAAGGCCTTactaagttaaaagaaaaaaccgAAGAAAACAGAATCTGCCCCCTACAAatttctctaaaaaacaaaaacattcaaattcCACTATTTAATAGCAATGACAGGTTAGAACActtaaatagaacaaaaataagTAGACTGAGTTCTATGTAAAAGTATGTAAGACTGATTGAAGGGTTGCAATAAATTTGGTATTAAAGTGGATGAAGTATATGTGGATCTTCAGTTTGGGCCATGACTCTATAAACAGTTAGGACTCTGCCAGATCTTGGATCTCTAAGCATCTGATGAAAGCTATGGGACCATCCTtaagcacgcacacacacacagttgaacACAAAAGTCTTCATGTAATTTTAGTAGGTTCTTGGTCCCCCTAAAGGCTCATCATGGTACCCAAAGGACCGTAGATTAAAGACATTTGTTACAGATATTTGGAAAAGCTTCCATTCTGTTAAGAATTACTacgccgggcatagtggctcacccttataattctagcactttgagaggctgaggcaggtggactgcttcagcccaggagtttgagaccggtcagggcaacaccatgaaaccctgtctctactaaaaatacaaaaaaattagctgagtgtggtggcacatgcctgtagtcccaactactcgggaggctgaggcacaagaattgcttgaaccctgaaggtggaggttgcagtgagccaagatcatgccactgcactccagcctgagcaacagagtgagactcagtctcaaaaacaaaacaaaacaaaacaaaactacatacGTATTTGGGGGCATGGGACGGAAGTGAAGTGAGACACTAGACTACTACATATACTCAAACTAAGTGACCATTTGGCCTATAATTGGCCAGATAATGGGCCTATGAACTGGCAAGAGTACTGAACTGTTCTAATGAGCACAGGACTGATCTATCAAGGCAATTTGTAGATTCCTTAAATCTTAACACAATGTGCTGGTCTTTACTGAACTGTGTGTGACGGCACTGGTCATTCAAAAAGCTGTGTCTTCCTGCACActtttcatacacacacacacacacacacacatacacacatacacatattttatttcaacCACCAAACGAACTGAATAAATATTACTTTAGGCTGTTGAGCTTTCCCTAGAAAAAAGTGGCAATGTAGAAATTCTAAAGAGCTAAGATACCAATTCCTTTCGATTATGATAAACCTTAACCTGCTTAAAAACACTCTGGGGACACACTTCTACTCTTCTTACTGTAAGAGAAAGATCAGAGAAAATcattcacaaaaagaaaaaaactaaaaagctgTGAAATTCTTTTCCATTAAGCAATGGTAAGGTCTGAAATATGCGGAAATAAACAGTTTTAGCCTAATTTTCACCAGATAAAAAGTTGGGAaaagtttccatttctctaaatAAGAGAGAATGTAATTCAGGTTCtttggagaaaatggaacattACCTATAAACTCAATAGTAAAGGGCACTAAACACTGGTATTCTTCATAAATCTCTGCTTATCAATATGTGGATGAAAAAAGGGACTAggtaaagaaatttttttttttttttttttaatagatggagtctcgctctgttgcaagctctgcctcctgggttcacaccattctcctgcctcagcctcccaagtagctgggacgacaggcgcccgccaccaccatcagccaatttttttgtactttcagtacagacagggtttccactgtgttagccaggatggtcttgatctcttgatctcctgacctcgtgattcacccgcctcagcctcccaaaagtgctgggattacagtcatgagccactgtgcccggctgtaaAGAcactatcttattttatttttaggataaTAACTAATTAGGGTAACCAATTAGCGTCTAACCCCTAGGTCAGGTGAGCACTACCATGGTTATGCAAAAAAAGTAGAGATAAAACAGATATTATCTAAACCAATTAAGTTTGTGGCTGTTGAATACATAGTAAATTTTAATATACACAGTTCCTTTCCCTGAAATCAACACACACCAGGACACTCCCCCAAACGGGAAAAATCTCATCTAtaacagatatatatattatCTTAGAAGCTTTCAGGTCCTTGTAAATTTTCTATTCTCTTCTTAAAGCtgaagaaaatatgttcaacaaaTATAGCCAAAATGAACTCAAGAAAGCAATTAACTTTCatcaaattagaaaatgtaattaaactTCTCTTTAGTATTTCTGGACAAGCCAATTTATCCTTTACTTTAGAgtatatgtgatatggtttggctctgtgtccccaccccaatctcatgttgaattgtaatccccaatgttgggggagggacctggtgggaggtgatttgatcatggagACAGATTTTCCcgttgctgttctcgtgatagtgagttctcacaagatctggttgtttgaaagtgtgtagcgacaggttccaagatggccaaacaggaacagctccagtctacagctcctagcgtgagcgatgcagaagacgggtgatttctgcatttccaactgaggtactgggttcatctcactgggcttgttggacagtgggtgcagccacagagtgtgagctgaagcagggcagggcatcgctTCACTCCGGAAGCATAAGGGGTCGGGggattccctttcctagccaagggaagccgtgacagacagTACCTGGAATATCAgcacactcccaccctaatactgtgcttttccaatggtcttagcaaacagcacaccaggagattatatctcgTGCCTGGttcggagggtcccatgcccatgaaGCCTCattcactgccagcacagcagtctgagatcgaactgcaaggcggcagcgaggctgggggaggggcacccaccattactgaggtttgagtaggtaaacaaagcagccaggaacctcaaactgggtggagcccaccgcagctcaaggaggcctgactgcgggggcagggcacagctgaacaaaaggcagcagaaacttctgcagacttaaacgtccctgtctgacagctttgaagagagtagtggttctcccagcatggagtttgagatctgagaatggacagactgcctcaagtgggtccctgaccgccgagtagcctaactggcaggcacctcccagtaggggccaactgacacctcatacagccgggtgcccctctgagacgaagtttcaggggaaggatcaggcagccacatttgccgttctgcaatatttgctgttctgcagcctccgctggtgatacccagacaaacagggtctggggtggacctccagcaaactccaacacacctgcagctgagggtcctgactgttagaagggaaactaacaaacagaaagcacatCCACACAAAACCCcttctgtacgtcaccatcatcaaagaccaaaggtagataaaaccacaaagatggggaaaaaacagagcagaaaagctgaaaattctaaaaatcagagcgcctctccccctccaaaggaacgcagctcctcactagcaacagaacaaagctggtaggagaatgactttgacgagcgGAGAAGAAAgcttctctgagctaaagaaggatgttcaaacccatcacaaagaagctaaaaaccttgaaaaaagattagacaaatggctaactagaataaacagagcagagaagaccttaactgacctgatggagctgaaaaccatggcaccagaactacgtgacgcatgcacaagcgtCATTTGAATTTGGCTCAGTAGCCaaattcgatcaagtggaagaaagggtatcagtgactgaagatcaaatgaatgaaatgaagcaagaagagaggCTTAAGAGTAAAAAGAgcgaaaagaaatgaacaaaacctccaagaaatatgggactatgtgaaaataccaaatctatgtctgattggtatacctgaaagtgacgggggagaatggaaccaagctggaaaacactcttcaggatattatccaggagaacttccccaacctagcaaggcagaccaatattcaaattcaggaaatacagagaaacaccacaaagatactccttgagaagagcaactccaggacaaataattgtcagattcaccaaagttgaaatgaaggaaaaaatgttaagggcagccagagagaaaggtcgggttacccacaaagggaagcccatcagactaacagcagatctcctggcagaaactctacaagccagagagaatgggggccaatatttcttaaagaaaacaattttcaacccagaaattcatattcagccaaactaagcttcataagtgaaggagaaataaaatcttttacagacaaacaaatgctgagagattctgtcaccaccaggcctgccgtacaagagctcctgaaggaagcattaaacacagaaaggaataaccggtaccagccactgcaaaaacatgccaaattgtaaagaccattgatgctaagaagaaactgcatcaactactgagcaaaataaccagctaacatcataatgacaggatcaaattcacacataacaatattaaccttaaatgtaaacgggctaaacgctccaattaaaagacacagactggcaaattggataaagagtcaagacccatcagtttgctgtattcaggagacccatctcacgtgcagagacacacatacgctcaaaataaagggacggagatgtaccaagcaaatggaaaacaaaaaaaaagcaggggatgCAATTCtcatctctgataaaacagactttaaaccaacaaagatgaaaacaaatgaagaaggccattacataatggtaaagggatcaattcaacaagaagagctaactatactaaatatatatatgcaaccaatacaggagcacccagattcataaagaaagtccttaagagacctacaaagagacttagactcccatacaataatgggagactttaacaccccactgtcaacatcagacggataaacaagacagaaagttaaaaaggatgtCCAGGAATTAAaatcagctctgcaccaagtggacctaatagacatctacagaacttgccaccctaaatcaacagagtacacattcttctcagcaccacattgcacttattccaaaattgaccacatagttggaagtaaagcactcctcagcaaatgtaaaagaacagaaattataacaaactgtctctcagaccacagcgcaatcaaactggaactcaggattaagaaactcacttgcCTTTCCGGCAGTGACAACCTACCCACACGAGAACATGCCTCTCGCAAAGGATCTCCTTCATCCCTCcccagaagagaagaggaaacacaAGAAGAAACGCCTGGTGCAGAGCCCCAATTCCTACTTCATGGATGTGAAATGCCCAGGATGCTATAAAATCACCATGGTCTTTAGCCATGCACAAATGGTAGTTTTGTGTGTTGGCTGCTCCACTGTCCTCTGCCAGCCTACAGGAGGAAAAGCAAGGCTTACAGAAGGATGTTCCTTTAGGAAGAAGCAGCACTAAAAGCACTCTGAATCAAGATGAGTGGGAAACCATCTCAATAAACacattttggattaaaaaaaaaaaaaaaaaaaaagaaaagaaactcactcaaaaccactcaactacatggaaactgaacaacctgctcctgaatgactactgagtacataatgaaatgaaggcagaaataaagatgttctttgaaaccaatgagaacaaagacacaacataccagaatctctgggacacatttaaagcagtgtgtagagggaaatttacagcactaaatgcccacaagagaaagcaggaaagatctaaaattgacaccctaacatcacaattaaaaaaactagagaagcaagagcaaacacattccaaagctagcagaaggcaagaaataactaagatcagagcagaactgaaagagatagagatacaaaaaacccttcaaaaaaatcaacgaatccagagctgatttttttaaaagatcaacaaaattgatagaccgttagcaagactaagaaagaagaaaagagagaaaaatcaaatagacgcagtaaaaaatgataaaggggatatcaccaccgatcccacagaaatacaaagtaccatcagagaatactaaaacacctctatgcaaataaactaggaaatctagaagaaatggataaattcctggacacacacacaccctcccaagactaaaccaggaagaagttgaatccctgaatagactaataacaggctctgaaattgaggcaataatagcctaccaaccaaaaaaagtccaggaccagacagattcacagccaaattctaccagaggtaccaaaaggaatggtaccattccttctgaaactattccaatcaatagaaaaagagggaatcctccctaactcattttatgaggccagcatcatcctgataccaaagcctggtagagacataacaaaaaaagagaattttagaccaatatccctgatgaacactgatgcaaaaatcctcaacaaaatactggcacaccaaatccagcagcacatcaaaaagcttatccatcacgatcaagttggctttatccctgggatgcaaggctggttcaacatatgcaaatcaataaacgtaatccatcatataaacagaacaaagacaaaaaccacatgattatctcaaaagatgcagaaaaggcctttgacaagattcaacagccttcatgctaaaaactctcaataaactaggtattgatgggacgtatctcaaaataataaaagctatttatgacaaacccacagccaatatcatactgaataagcaaaaactggaagcattccctttgaaaactggcacaagacaaggaggccctctctcaccactcctattcaacacagtgttggaagttctggccagggcaatcaggcaggagaaagaaacaaagggtattcaattaggaaaagaggaagtcaaattgtccctgtttgcagatgacatgattgtatatttagaaaaccccattgtctcaacccaaaatctccttaagctgataagtaacttcagcaaagtctcaggatacaaaatcaatgtgcaaaaatcacaagaattcctatacgccaataagagacaaacagagagccaaatcatgagtgaactcccattcacaactgcttcaaagaaaataaaataccaagaaatccaacttacaagggatgtgaaggacctcttcaagaactacaaaccactgctcaacaaaataaaagaggacacaaacaaatggaagaacattccatgctcacagataggaataatcagtatcgtgaaaacggccatactgcccaaggtaatttacagattcaacgccatccccatcaagctaccaatgactttcttcacagaattggaaaaaactactttaaagttcatatggaaccaaaaaagagcccatatggccaagacaatactaagccaaaacaaagctggaggcatcatgctacctgacttcaaactacactacaaggctacagtaaccaaaacagcatggtactggtaccaaaacatgagatacagaccaatggaacagaacagagccctcagaaataataccacacatctacaaccatttgatctttgacaaacctgacaaaaacaagaaatggggaaaggattccctatttaataaatggtgctgggaaaactggctagccatatgtagaaagctgaaactggattccttccttacaccttatacaaaattgacaaacgggatctaatgaaactaaaaagtttctgcacagcaaaagaaattaccatcacagtgaacaggcaacctacagaatgggggaaaatcaactcatctgacaaagggctaatatctagaaactacaaagaactcaagtacaagaaaaaatcaaacaaccccattaaaaaatgagtgaaggatatgaacagacacttctcaaaagaagacatttatgcagccaacagacacatgaaaaaatgctcattatcactggccatcagataaatgcaaatgaaaaccacaatgagataccatctcacaccagtcagaatggcgatcattaaaaagtcaggaaacaacaggtgctggagaggatgtggagaaacagaacacttttacactgttagtgggactgtaaactagttcaaccattgtggaagacagtgtggtgattccttaaggatctagaactagaaatactatttgatacagccatcccattactgagtatataccccaaggattataaatcattctgctataaagacacgtgcacacgtatgtttattgcggcactattcacaatagcaaagacttggaaccaacccaaatgtccatcaatgacagactggattaagaaaatgtggcacacacataccatggaatactatgcagccataaaaaacgatgagttcacgtcctttgtagggacatggatgaagctggaaaccatcattcttagtaaactaacacaggaacagaaaaccagacaccgcatgttctccctcagagatgggaagtgaacaatgaaaacacctggacacagggtggggaacatcacacactggggcttgttgtggggtcaggggaggggggagggatggcattaggagatatacctaatgtaaatgacgagttaatgggtgcagcacatgaacatggcacacgtatatatatgtaacaaacctgcatgttgtgcacatgtaccctagaacttaaattaaaacaaaaaaccacaacttaattaaaaaaatgtaaaccatctaaaaaaaaaaaaaaaaaaaaaaaaagaaagtttgtagcacttctcccttcactctctcctgctgccatgtgaagatgtgcttgcttccccttcatgtTCCACTACAACTGTAAGTTTCCATGGGCCTCTCCAGCCACgtctcctgtacagcctgtggaactgtgagtcaattaaagctcttttcgtcataaattacccactctcaggcagttctttatagcagtgtaagaatggactaatacaatatgcATACCTTAtatgtagaaatagaaaaaaccctcaactttcattaaaatattaattttacttgTATTAATCTAAAGCTAAAAATTTCACTCTAAGGTTGGAAAAAATATACTGTGGAATACATATCAAACTCAAAATTtcactaaagacaaaaataattatgaatgaAAGATATCAGATGACCTATTTCATCTGGTTTTCCATCACCAAGCTCATAAAAAGTTTTCTGAAGCAAAAAAACCACAGAGATACTGGATCTTAAAATAAACTCAATTCTTTGCAAAATAAAAGGTCAATGAGAAAGATTCTGAATATCAGATATGCAGATTTCTACCAAGATTTTGTGTATATAGGACTGAAGAGTTACCTTTAGTTCTTCTATGGACTGATAGTCATTGTTCTTGATCTTTTCTTTCATGGTACTAAAATCCATTGGGTGTTTAATGATCATGGAGTAGCCAGGAGCAATAAAATCAGTCAcgggaaatgaaaagaaagcactTGGATCTTTTCTGTGAAGATATGCAAAAGacaatgttatattttattctattacaAACAAATCTAACGGTTTAGGAGCATAAGTCAGAGGAAACCCTTCAGATGCAGAAAGAATTTGTAAtatgttaacatatttttaactgaaagctgaagaaatgattttaaagtcTATTAACTATTTAATAACAAGTAAGTTTTACATACTAGCTGTACCCTCAGGATGGAGatttctttcttataaaatacAAAGCCTCATTAATTAACAGCTCCACCTATATaggaaaaaatgaagcaaaataaacCTCAACTAACTGACCAATGTTTTAACCTTTGGGAGATCAGCACTGCATATTTTTAATTAACCAAAGGGGAAAAGGCTGAAATAGTAACTATTAACATACATCTACAATCCTCCATATTAACTTCTAATAGGCTTGCATTTCTGGTCCATGTATGTCTATTTTCTCCATCAATGGATATAACTTTTATCATGCATATGTGGGGGATGCTAAAAAAAACCTGACATTAAAAAGCTCCTCTTTATACCTCCATATGTGTGCCAAAACAGGACTagaccaaaaaaaccccaaaatcaGAAACCCAAATTTGAAAACTAGTGCTCTTCATCACAGATTCTCAACACTGGCTATACATTAGAATCACacaggagctttaaaaaaattccaatgCAGGGAAGAAGCGGGAGGAAGACTCAGCTTAGACCCACTGTATCAGAAGCTCTTGGGGAAAAAGGGTAGGGTCCAGGCAGTGATATTTCCACAGGTGAGTATTGGCATTGGGATTTGAGTATTTGGCATTTGTATTTCCAGTACTGTCAGGTTGAGAACGAGTGCTTTATATGATTAAATCattatgctgattttttttttccttctggaaatCTGGCATACCAAGAGTTTTCTTACTCCACAGaataacagtaaaaatatggtttaaaaaataacaacttaaaaaacatatttaCCATGTTGCTAGTCCAAGTGGCAGGCACTTGACATATTTTATATCTAATCCTCACAAAAGCCATCAAAGTGGTGGTATCCTCCACCACTGGAGGATACTGAGGTTCAGTGAGGTTGAAATTATTTATCCTAAGCCATGCATTAAATAAAGAGTTGAAATCTGATTCAGGTCTATGTGAATCTGCCTTTGTTTTTCAGAGCAGGGTGCCTAAGCAATGAGACTGAAAAATGACAACAAGCAAAAATACCCAGTCAGGACCTATACATCAAAATGTGCACCGTCCACAGGAGTTACCGTAATGGCAGCATTCATCTCTGGGCGGCCTCCTGAAGCTACCCTTTGGAGGAAATTATCTAACTCCTAGGTCAATCATTTTAATACAGAGCCCCGTCTAGTTTTGACCAAAAATGCTATTATCAAACTTGAtcaactagatttttttttttttaaccaggctTAGCTCCTGGTAAGGATAAGGAATCATCCAATCACTAAAACTAATCAAAAACAGTGTGGCTCTGGGATCTAATTCCCAAAATGTTTTTAACAATGCTAACGTCTTTAGACTAAGAAATACTTTCTgaagtgttttcttttcattaagattttgtttctaattgacatataataattgcacatatttagaGGGTACAGTATGACGTTTCGACACATATATActgacatacatatatacaaggATACTTCAGTATcactgtgtaatgatcaaatcagggtaattagcatatttatcACCCTAAACACTTGTTATTTCTTTGGGataagaacattcaaaatcctttctTTTAGCTATTCTGATGTATATAATAAATGGTTGTGGACTGCTGTCACCTTACTGTGCAACAGAACACCAGAGCTTATTCCTCTTATCTAACTGTAATTCTGTACCTGCTGACCACCTCTACCTTTCCCTCGCCTCTGGTAAAcactgttctactctctacttctatgaaatcaactttttaagatCCCACATGAATGAGATGATGTCATATTTGTGCCCTCACCATATTTTCTGTCTTCACATCAGATTGGTAATGTGCTGACGCTGTAACAAAGTTTGAGGGTGGTATATCTCACAAAGGAACATGAAAACCCAATCATTTCACTTATGAACTACAAAAGGATTGCACAGTATTTGTtcttctgtgtttggcttatttcatttaacatgatgtcctctaggttcattcatgttgttacaaatgatagtatttcattctttttaatggtggaattaatattccattgtgtatacataccacattttaaaaaatgcattcatccattgatgggcacttagacTGATTCCATCTTGGCTACGATGAATAGCACTGCAATTAACACGAGAGTACAGGTATTTCCTggacatattgatttcatttcctttggatatatacccactagatgaattgttggatcatatggcagttctatttttaattttttgaggaacctccatactg encodes:
- the LOC139359871 gene encoding small ribosomal subunit protein eS27-like, with translation MPLAKDLLHPSPEEKRKHKKKRLVQSPNSYFMDVKCPGCYKITMVFSHAQMVVLCVGCSTVLCQPTGGKARLTEGCSFRKKQH